Proteins from a genomic interval of Thermocladium sp. ECH_B:
- a CDS encoding pyruvate ferredoxin oxidoreductase, whose translation MQETIQKQTRKVLVGDHAVAEAVKLARVQVISAYPITPQTLIVERLAEMVDGKEMDARFIRVESEFAALASVYGAAAGGARAFTATSSHGLFYMYEMLWWAAASRLPLVMAVVTRSLGPPWNIHDEHTDLMAIRDSGWIIGMAQNVQEAFDMTLASYKITEDPRVLLPVAIGLDGFILSHTAEVLETPGQDVIDSWLPPRDPRVPYLIEPGGEPITMGNMVKSDSYHMLLKKMMDDSMSEARKVIQDTFNSYAKLTGRNYGGLVECINCSDANYFVVSMGAWSGDLLKAVNDLRMEGYRVGMLRIRFVRPFPEEEIAAIASSAKGIMVFDRDYSAGFGGVLAGEIMGLVPPTVSFKGVLAGLAGVDVSPSDFKEAIKGFIDETEELGPMRIRKEWLMPRMGGE comes from the coding sequence ATGCAGGAGACAATACAGAAACAAACTCGGAAAGTATTAGTTGGGGATCACGCGGTAGCCGAAGCAGTTAAATTAGCCAGGGTTCAAGTAATATCGGCCTACCCAATAACTCCTCAAACGCTTATAGTTGAGCGCCTAGCCGAGATGGTTGACGGCAAGGAAATGGATGCCAGATTCATAAGGGTGGAAAGCGAGTTCGCCGCGCTTGCCTCCGTATACGGCGCGGCGGCTGGGGGCGCGAGGGCATTCACGGCAACCTCCAGCCACGGCTTGTTTTACATGTATGAGATGCTATGGTGGGCAGCAGCCTCTCGCTTACCGCTAGTGATGGCTGTAGTCACTAGGTCCCTGGGCCCGCCCTGGAATATCCATGATGAGCACACGGACCTCATGGCAATCAGGGACAGCGGGTGGATAATAGGAATGGCGCAGAACGTGCAGGAGGCATTCGATATGACGCTGGCATCATATAAGATAACGGAGGACCCAAGGGTGCTTCTCCCCGTCGCCATAGGCTTGGATGGCTTCATACTGAGCCACACGGCCGAGGTGCTTGAGACGCCGGGCCAGGACGTGATTGATTCATGGTTGCCGCCACGGGATCCCCGCGTGCCATACCTAATAGAGCCGGGGGGCGAACCAATAACCATGGGCAACATGGTTAAGTCGGATTCATATCACATGCTGCTTAAGAAAATGATGGATGATTCAATGAGTGAGGCGAGGAAAGTGATTCAGGACACGTTTAATTCATATGCTAAACTGACCGGCAGAAACTATGGGGGCCTCGTTGAGTGCATTAATTGCAGCGATGCCAATTACTTCGTGGTATCCATGGGCGCGTGGTCCGGCGACTTGCTTAAGGCTGTGAATGATTTGAGGATGGAGGGATACAGGGTGGGGATGCTCAGGATCAGGTTCGTAAGGCCCTTCCCAGAGGAGGAAATAGCTGCAATAGCGTCGAGCGCCAAGGGCATAATGGTATTTGATAGGGATTACTCGGCCGGGTTTGGAGGCGTATTGGCGGGCGAAATAATGGGGCTAGTGCCGCCCACGGTCTCATTCAAGGGCGTGCTGGCTGGACTTGCTGGCGTCGATGTGTCTCCAAGCGACTTTAAGGAGGCCATTAAGGGATTCATAGATGAAACCGAGGAGTTGGGCCCAATGAGGATTAGGAAGGAGTGGTTAATGCCTAGGATGGGTGGTGAGTGA
- a CDS encoding ferredoxin, which produces MGLDFTKYLLSRPAPGAAGKTGTWRTYRPVVNNEKCIKCGXCWLYCPEDTIDWLEDKSVKIDYDYCKGCGICAEVCPVKVIDMVKETVV; this is translated from the coding sequence CTCGAGGCCGGCCCCGGGAGCGGCTGGGAAGACGGGGACGTGGCGTACCTATAGGCCTGTCGTCAACAATGAGAAGTGCATTAAGTGCGGTCNTTGTTGGCTATACTGCCCAGAGGACACCATTGATTGGCTTGAGGATAAGTCTGTCAAGATAGATTATGATTACTGCAAGGGATGCGGCATATGCGCTGAGGTTTGCCCAGTAAAGGTTATAGATATGGTGAAGGAGACGGTGGTGTAA